In Pseudophryne corroboree isolate aPseCor3 chromosome 2, aPseCor3.hap2, whole genome shotgun sequence, the sequence cgtcgacactggagtcagtatccgtgtcggcgtctatatctgccatctgaggtaacgggcgctttagagcccctgacggcctatgagacgtctggacaggcacaagctgagtagccggctgtctcatgtcaaccactgtcttttatacagagctgacactgtcacgtaattccttccaacagttcatccactcaggtgtcgaccccctagggggtgacatcactattacaggcaatctgctccgtctccacatcatttttctcctcatacatgtcgacacaaaagtaccgacatacagcacacacacagggaatgctctgatagaggacaggaccccactagccctttggggagacagagggagagtttgccagcacacaccagagcgctatatatatacagggataaccttatataagtgtttttccccttatagctgctgtatagttaatactgcgcctaattagtgcccccctctcttttttaaccctttctgtagtgtagtgactgcaggggagagccagggagcttccctccaacggagctgtgagggaaaatggcgccagtgtgctgaggagataaggccgccgataagggggcggagcctatcacccgtttttttatgtattctggcaggggttaaatgcatccatataacccaggagctatatgtgatgcattttttgccatccaaggtgtttttattgcgtctcagggcgcccccccccagcgccctcagtgaccgaagtgtgctgagagcaatggcgcacagctgcagtgctgtgcgctaccttgttgaagacaggacgtcttctgccgccgattttccggacctcttctgccttctggctctgtaagggggccggcggcgcggctctgggacccatccaagctgggcctgtgatcgtccctctggagctaatgtccagtagcctaagaagcccaatccactctgcacgcaggtgagttcgcttcttctccccttagtccctcgatgcagtgagcctgttgccagcaggtctcactgaaaataaaaaacctaatctaaaactttcactaagaagctcaggagagcccctagtgtgcacccttctcgttcgggcacagagatctaactgaggcttggaggagggtcatggggggaggagccagtgcacaccagatagtcctaaagctttctttagatgtgcccagtctcctgcggagccgctattccccatggtccttacggagtccccagcatccacttaggacgttagagaaataatgtaatAATTATACATTAAAAGTAGAATGAGAAATCAGTATCTACCATTAAATGGTCAAACTTTACATACAAATTGATCCAAACCAAATGTGCAAAATCACTTAATCCCTTCCTATGCCATCAGAATAGTTACAATAGTCATAACCTGGTATTTTAGCTAGTTTGCCTATTGTCATATCACTGTGTCCACTTTGGCTAGGCTGCTCTAGTGATATTGGTTTTGTAGCAGTAGGATCTGCCATATATGCATATGTTTGTCATGTTGCACCTGTTGCGTGGCATAAATGTTGCCTATTCAATGATGTACCCCAGAAGGCTATAAATGTCCCCCTACAGTTAATAAGGGGCCAATGTACAGTTATCATAGCTGGAGTGCATTGTAAAGTGGATCAGGTATTCACATATCAGGAGAGATtcgtaagaatttttttttttttttttttttcaagattaaACTTTGCACTAAACTGATTTTCCCTGGAAGCCCAGCGCTATGTCCAGCAGCATCTGTCCAAGGTTCTCCTCCTCGCCACCTGTACTGAACTCTGCGGACAGTTCCCTGAATGTGCTGCAAACTCTGCGTTGCTGGATGTGTTCACGATGTATAGCATGCTTCCAGCAGTGACGCGCATCTCCATATAAAACCACTAGGGACCTTCTTGGTAAACATATGGCTACTTCCACATCACTATGTGGAACTGAGGTAGTCTTTGGTTTGATGTGCGCTGTGTAGTCCTCGAGGCCAGGCTGTGCATTATTTACAGAACTGTAATCATTAACATTGTGAGTAAGTATTCCATTTGGGTCACAGCAATCTGAAGTAGAGATCAGCTGCAGACTATCTGCTGAGGAACTGGTCATAGTGAGCAAAGTACTTGAAAGAAGATTTAAGCTGACTAGTCTTTCACCCCAAAGCCAAGAGTCGTCATAGTGGGGGTCAATAGCGGATCCTCTATCTGAATTGTAATCCAGATTACACTGCTCAACTGGCCGGAACCCTTGAAGGACAGTGTGATTCTTCATCCTTTCCCAGAGAACTCTGCTGAAACTAGGAAGGCCGGTGAAGTTGCCAACCTTTAATTTCTGTTTCTTAAAGTTTACCTTTGGACCAAAATCCtgtatacaaaaaaataaataaaacattatttagtTATAGCTAAATGCAACCCTTTTTTTATACTAATTTTGGTATAGTTTAAATGGCCATAACCACATCTAGAATACAGCAAACAAGTCTTTCTCATATATAATTAAATGTGTtaattcactttttagggcatttaTGATTTATCTAGACCTCTGTAACATGAGGTGTTGTGGTGGGGTTCTTTCAGCTAGACTCTACTCTGCATAGAGGGATGACATGATATAACTGTGATTGGTCTGGCCCTAGCACCTGCACAACCAGCTGACACATACAAGACATAGCTAAACCGCTGGGGCTATAATACCGGTTAGTTCAATAAAAGTAAGGGAAGGAGAGGGCAGCATATGTTTTCTAAAAAGGTATTTGCAGGTGATCTACCACTAGCTACAGTAACAGACACAGCCACGTTTGGCTTTGCACAACGCATATGCATCATGACATAGCTGGAACGACTGGTACGCACACCCTTAGGAATTACTGGTGCGCGATGCGGCAAAGCTGAATATGGCTACACGTCAGCAAGTTTCAGAAATGTCAGAAGTCAGAACCAAAATTTAGTAgtgaatgaaaataagaatttactcaccggtaattctatttctcgtagtccgtagtggatgctggggactccgtaaggaccatggggaatagacggctccgcaggagactgggcacatctaagaaagatttaggactatctggtgtgcactggctcctccccctatgaccctcctccaagcctcagttaggaactgtgcccgaaagagctgacacaataaggaaggatttttgaatcccgggtaagactcataccagccacaccaatcacaccatataacacgtgataggaaccccggttaacagtatgataacaaatggagcctctgaagaggtggctcacaacaaaacccgatttttgtaacaataactatgtacaggtattgcagacaatccgcacttgggatgggcgcccagcatccactacggactacgagaaatagaattaccggtgagtaaattcttattttctctgacgtcctagtggatgctggggactccgtaaggaccatggggattataccaaagctcccaaacgggcgggagagtgcggatgactctgcagcaccgaatgagagaattccaggtcctcctcagccagggtatcaaatttgtagaattttgcaaacgtgtttgcccccgaccaagtagctgctcggcaaagttgtaaagccgagacccctcgggcagccgcccaagatgagcccaccttccgtgtggaatgggcttttacagatttaggctgcggtaagcctaccgcagaatgcgccagctgaatagtgctacaaatccagcgcgcaatagactgtttagaagcaggagcacccagcttggtgggtgcatacaggataaacagcgagtcagtctttctgactccagccgtcctggaaatataaatttttagggccctgactacgtccagcaacttggaatcctccaagtccctagtagccgca encodes:
- the LOC135049995 gene encoding alpha-ketoglutarate-dependent dioxygenase alkB homolog 4-like isoform X2, which encodes MSSPPVHAGPWSSPRRTKLFIYIPEHGIAQGIQNTHSDGWWFPFPGVSLIEDFVTEDEEKEMVHAMDQDEWRISQSGRRKQDFGPKVNFKKQKLKVGNFTGLPSFSRVLWERMKNHTVLQGFRPVEQCNLDYNSDRGSAIDPHYDDSWLWGERLVSLNLLSSTLLTMTSSSADSLQLISTSDCCDPNGILTHNVNDYSSVNNAQPGLEDYTAHIKPKTTSVPHSDVEVAICLPRRSLVVLYGDARHCWKHAIHREHIQQRRVCSTFRELSAEFSTGGEEENLGQMLLDIALGFQGKSV
- the LOC135049995 gene encoding alpha-ketoglutarate-dependent dioxygenase alkB homolog 4-like isoform X1, which gives rise to MAGSSSSPPPPAPSCGCKGIRSCLQCESPGRALPRGAQQTKLFIYIPEHGIAQGIQNTHSDGWWFPFPGVSLIEDFVTEDEEKEMVHAMDQDEWRISQSGRRKQDFGPKVNFKKQKLKVGNFTGLPSFSRVLWERMKNHTVLQGFRPVEQCNLDYNSDRGSAIDPHYDDSWLWGERLVSLNLLSSTLLTMTSSSADSLQLISTSDCCDPNGILTHNVNDYSSVNNAQPGLEDYTAHIKPKTTSVPHSDVEVAICLPRRSLVVLYGDARHCWKHAIHREHIQQRRVCSTFRELSAEFSTGGEEENLGQMLLDIALGFQGKSV